One Rosa chinensis cultivar Old Blush chromosome 5, RchiOBHm-V2, whole genome shotgun sequence genomic region harbors:
- the LOC121053160 gene encoding uncharacterized protein LOC121053160 codes for MPELLDFDKDLIHLEAASKIPLKALAEEMQAVSKGLEKVEQELAAAENDGVISSGFRKERIMEWKKKYFGVEMEKEVEEKIKEMNLCLHEGWVLFLLFVFNLCLNLYGLGFIKFDFVLYI; via the exons ATGCCAGAGTTGCTGGATTTTGATAAGGATCTTATTCATTTGGAAGCTGCCTCTAAG ATTCCATTGAAAGCTTTAGCTGAAGAAATGCAAGCCGTGAGTAAAGGTCTTGAAAAGGTTGAGCAAGAACTTGCTGCTGCTGAAAACGACGGTGTAATCTCTTCTGGTTTTCGAAAG GAGAGGATCATGGAATGGAAAAAGAAGTATTTTGGGGTGGAAATGGAAAAGGAAGTGGaggagaaaatcaaggagatgaaTTTGTGTCTTCATGAGGGTTGGGTTTTATTTTTGCTCTTCGTCTTCAATTTGTGTCTCAATCTATATGGGTTGGGTTTTATCAAATTCGATTTTGTTCTTTACATATGA